In Methylobacterium aquaticum, the following are encoded in one genomic region:
- a CDS encoding transglycosylase SLT domain-containing protein, translating into MQRRADGTARRGGLRMAGAQGRAVAHGRAVSGNVLSSDTLALGTRAAHGGMPCMARTLLAAGCFAAGLSALLHQYGADLMTARPAVTMMADLLVMPTPKIHTVKAPTRDTAAIAPLREPVHDLDTALGSSGVDRVSYDDILAASAGGDPNEVLTFGPMRIRRHLVQTIVRAAATVRTDPVLLMAVADKESSFITEVQARTSSATGLYQFIERTWLQVMREFGAQHGYAREARLIGDDNGVADPAERARILDLRRDPSLSAVLAGEMLKRDSARIAARIGRDLTLGETYLAHFLGPDDAERFMAKVVEEPKAEAAALLPKPAKANRPIFYERVGRRKARSLTVAQVHDKFEAMMSTRGARYRDVGALMGVMAYAADTP; encoded by the coding sequence ATGCAGCGTCGAGCGGACGGAACGGCACGGCGGGGCGGCTTGCGGATGGCGGGGGCCCAGGGTCGTGCCGTCGCTCACGGGCGCGCCGTCTCGGGGAACGTCCTCTCGTCGGACACGCTGGCGCTCGGCACCCGTGCCGCGCATGGCGGCATGCCCTGCATGGCGCGCACGCTGCTCGCCGCGGGGTGCTTCGCGGCGGGCCTCTCCGCGCTGCTGCACCAGTACGGCGCCGACCTGATGACGGCCCGCCCGGCCGTCACCATGATGGCCGACCTCCTGGTGATGCCGACCCCGAAGATCCACACCGTCAAGGCGCCGACCCGCGACACCGCCGCGATCGCGCCCCTGCGCGAGCCGGTCCACGACCTCGACACCGCGCTGGGCTCGTCCGGCGTCGACCGGGTCTCCTACGACGACATCCTGGCCGCCAGCGCCGGGGGCGATCCCAACGAGGTGCTGACCTTCGGGCCGATGCGGATCCGCCGCCACCTCGTCCAGACCATCGTGCGCGCCGCCGCGACCGTGCGGACCGACCCGGTGCTGCTGATGGCGGTGGCCGACAAGGAATCGAGCTTCATCACCGAGGTCCAGGCCCGGACCTCCTCGGCCACCGGCCTCTACCAGTTCATCGAGCGCACCTGGCTGCAGGTGATGCGGGAATTCGGCGCCCAGCACGGCTATGCCCGCGAGGCGAGGCTGATCGGCGACGACAACGGCGTCGCCGATCCGGCCGAGCGCGCCCGCATCCTCGACCTGCGCCGCGATCCCTCCCTCTCCGCCGTGCTGGCGGGCGAGATGCTCAAGCGCGATTCGGCCCGCATCGCCGCCCGGATCGGCCGCGACCTCACCCTCGGCGAGACCTACCTCGCCCACTTCCTCGGCCCGGACGACGCCGAGCGCTTCATGGCCAAGGTGGTCGAGGAGCCGAAGGCCGAGGCCGCCGCCCTGCTGCCGAAACCCGCCAAGGCCAACCGGCCGATCTTCTACGAGCGCGTCGGCCGCCGGAAGGCCCGCAGCCTCACGGTGGCCCAGGTCCACGACAAGTTCGAGGCGATGATGAGCACCCGCGGCGCGCGCTACCGCGACGTCGGCGCCCTGATGGGCGTGATGGCCTACGCCGCCGATACCCCCTGA
- a CDS encoding response regulator — translation MGAAGAGCRTGGTQLKPTLSLDTLGAGLAAAYDGLVAEAVPERLSALLRQLEWREAQAGLETGRDARRPDGADASPRNPCGIPAGRLALLVGDVPAADDAASLLARAGLDVRRCLDPDAGLDALRVHGGGVALVLIGLPTARDGALDGAGLARAVATLWPTVHLVVAQPPRPEARVPDTLLPPQAVPLDRAPDLLGLAEQAARSPRSPVA, via the coding sequence ATGGGCGCGGCGGGCGCCGGGTGCCGGACGGGCGGCACGCAACTCAAACCGACCCTTTCCCTCGACACCCTCGGGGCGGGCCTCGCCGCGGCCTATGACGGCCTGGTGGCCGAGGCGGTGCCCGAGCGGTTGAGCGCGCTGCTGCGGCAGCTCGAATGGCGCGAGGCGCAAGCGGGCCTGGAAACCGGCCGCGATGCACGGCGCCCGGACGGTGCGGACGCATCCCCGCGCAATCCGTGCGGGATTCCCGCCGGACGGCTCGCCCTGCTGGTCGGCGACGTGCCGGCGGCCGACGACGCGGCCTCGCTCCTGGCCCGCGCGGGCCTGGACGTCCGGCGCTGCCTCGATCCGGATGCCGGCCTCGATGCCCTGCGCGTCCATGGCGGCGGGGTCGCCCTGGTGCTGATCGGCCTGCCGACCGCGCGCGACGGAGCCCTCGACGGGGCCGGGCTCGCCCGGGCCGTCGCGACCCTGTGGCCGACCGTCCACCTCGTCGTGGCGCAGCCGCCCCGGCCCGAGGCCCGCGTGCCGGACACGCTGCTGCCGCCGCAGGCGGTGCCGCTCGACCGCGCGCCCGATCTCCTGGGCCTCGCCGAGCAGGCGGCGCGCAGCCCGCGCTCGCCGGTGGCGTAG
- a CDS encoding transglutaminase-like domain-containing protein, with the protein MRIRTGYAITFDSPAPTPMLLMLSVHPSRLGDCVTSPAMRFDPPIPARDYADRYGNTCTRIVAPAGRLTISADFVIQDSGWPDEYAPNAMQHPVQDLPDEVMVYLLGSRYCDTDKLSNTAWQLFGNTPEGWARVQAIVDYVHNHIRFDYQRADATRSALDGFNQREGVCRDFAHLAVTFCRCMNIPARYCTGYLGDIGVPAVPDPMDFSAWFEVYLGGRWYTFDARHNKPRIGRIVMARGRDATDVAISTNFGPSVLAGFQVHTDEVA; encoded by the coding sequence ATGAGAATTCGGACCGGGTACGCGATCACCTTCGATTCCCCGGCCCCGACGCCGATGCTGCTGATGCTCAGCGTGCATCCCTCGCGGCTCGGCGATTGCGTGACCTCGCCGGCGATGCGGTTCGACCCGCCGATCCCGGCGCGCGACTATGCCGACCGCTACGGCAACACCTGCACCCGCATCGTCGCCCCGGCGGGCCGGCTGACCATCTCGGCCGATTTCGTGATCCAGGATAGCGGCTGGCCGGACGAATACGCGCCCAACGCGATGCAGCACCCGGTGCAGGACCTGCCCGACGAGGTGATGGTCTACCTCCTCGGCAGCCGCTACTGCGACACCGACAAGCTGTCGAACACCGCCTGGCAGCTCTTCGGCAACACGCCGGAGGGCTGGGCCCGGGTCCAGGCCATCGTCGACTACGTCCACAACCACATCCGCTTCGACTACCAGCGCGCCGACGCCACCCGCTCGGCCCTCGACGGCTTCAACCAGCGCGAGGGCGTCTGCCGCGACTTCGCGCATCTCGCCGTCACGTTCTGCCGCTGCATGAACATCCCGGCGCGCTACTGCACCGGCTATCTCGGCGATATCGGCGTGCCGGCGGTGCCCGATCCGATGGATTTCTCGGCCTGGTTCGAGGTCTATCTCGGTGGGCGCTGGTACACGTTCGACGCCCGCCACAACAAGCCGCGGATCGGCCGGATCGTGATGGCGCGGGGACGCGACGCCACCGACGTGGCGATCTCGACCAATTTCGGCCCCTCGGTGCTCGCCGGCTTCCAGGTCCATACCGACGAGGTGGCGTGA
- a CDS encoding L,D-transpeptidase: MKIFATALAGALSMCVLASAPAKAAPYDPFDANPGEDYYASQPYGAPGTRTQGYYGQGQAAGSTDQAQVAPIPRELVPFNGAYTPGTIVVSTAERRLYLVLGDGMALRYGVGVGRPGFTWSGTKTITAKREWPSWTPPKEMLARRPDLPRYMAGGIDNPLGARAMYIGGTLYRIHGSNEPDTIGQAVSSGCIRMTNDDVTDLYSRVKVGAKVVVLN, encoded by the coding sequence ATGAAGATCTTCGCTACCGCCCTGGCGGGCGCCCTGAGCATGTGTGTTCTTGCCTCCGCGCCGGCCAAGGCGGCGCCCTACGACCCCTTCGACGCCAATCCCGGCGAGGATTACTACGCCAGCCAGCCCTACGGCGCGCCGGGCACCCGGACGCAGGGCTATTACGGCCAGGGACAGGCCGCCGGCAGCACCGACCAGGCGCAGGTCGCCCCGATCCCGCGCGAGCTGGTGCCGTTCAACGGTGCCTACACCCCGGGCACCATCGTGGTCTCGACCGCCGAGCGCCGGCTCTACCTCGTGCTCGGCGACGGCATGGCGCTTCGCTACGGCGTCGGCGTCGGCCGTCCGGGCTTCACCTGGTCGGGCACGAAGACGATCACCGCCAAGCGCGAATGGCCGTCCTGGACGCCCCCGAAGGAGATGCTGGCCCGCCGCCCCGACCTGCCGCGCTACATGGCCGGCGGCATCGACAACCCGCTCGGCGCCCGCGCGATGTATATCGGCGGCACCCTCTACCGCATCCATGGCTCGAACGAGCCCGACACGATCGGCCAGGCCGTGTCCTCCGGCTGCATCCGCATGACCAACGACGACGTCACCGACCTGTATTCGCGGGTCAAGGTCGGCGCCAAGGTGGTGGTGCTGAACTGA
- a CDS encoding DEAD/DEAH box helicase, which translates to MLLRPYQRASLDALQADWARGGRNGLIVLPTGAGKSLVIATLVRETMARDPQARIAVVTHTRELIAQNHAELMALWPGAPAGIVSAGLGRREETKAILFCGIQSVWNRVEATGGFDLVIVDEAHLIPRDADTRYGRFLDAVRARSPEMRLVGLTATPYRLDSGRLDEGKGRVFDAIVYEAQVGDLIREGYLALLVSKATATILDVSGVPLRAGDYVPGALEAAVNRDVITRAAVAEMVAYGAERRAWLAFCAGVKHADAVRDAIRAEGFSCESISGETGKRERDRIVREFRAGRLRCLTSVGVLATGFNVPEVDLIALLRPTQSTGLYVQQVGRGLRLAKGKTDALVLDYAGLVRRHGPIDVLSANAVARARLLGDTGGPRAKPCPGCGALIALNASTCEGCWVEPEDEDEAELPHEAVADDETAVLSAGTVAVVREAHARWWPVAGWRFRRETRARGPDLLVVALEGDEDAMIVHLDLEASGFAREKAVQWWRRLGGEMPPPLDVAEALARCDELARPEAVRVVPTGRLSETVDYRLADGATWTDTRRVA; encoded by the coding sequence ATGCTGCTTCGTCCCTACCAGCGCGCGAGCCTCGACGCGCTCCAGGCCGATTGGGCGCGCGGGGGCCGCAACGGTCTGATCGTGCTGCCGACCGGGGCCGGCAAGAGCCTCGTCATCGCCACCCTGGTGCGGGAGACGATGGCCCGCGATCCGCAGGCCAGGATCGCCGTCGTCACCCATACCCGCGAGCTGATCGCCCAGAACCACGCCGAGCTCATGGCGCTCTGGCCCGGGGCGCCGGCCGGCATCGTCTCGGCCGGGCTCGGGCGGCGGGAGGAGACGAAGGCGATCCTGTTCTGCGGCATCCAGTCGGTCTGGAACCGGGTCGAGGCGACCGGCGGCTTCGACCTGGTGATCGTCGACGAGGCGCACCTGATCCCCCGCGATGCCGACACCCGCTACGGCCGCTTCCTCGACGCGGTGCGGGCGCGCTCGCCCGAGATGCGCCTCGTCGGGCTGACCGCCACGCCCTACCGCCTCGACAGCGGGCGCCTCGACGAGGGAAAGGGCCGCGTCTTCGATGCCATCGTCTACGAGGCGCAGGTCGGCGACCTGATCCGCGAGGGCTACCTCGCGCTCCTGGTCTCGAAGGCCACCGCCACGATCCTCGACGTCAGCGGGGTCCCCCTGCGGGCCGGCGACTACGTGCCGGGAGCCCTCGAAGCGGCGGTGAACCGCGACGTCATCACCCGGGCGGCGGTGGCCGAGATGGTCGCCTACGGCGCCGAGCGCCGGGCCTGGCTCGCCTTCTGCGCCGGGGTCAAGCACGCCGACGCGGTGCGCGACGCGATCCGGGCCGAGGGCTTTTCCTGCGAGTCGATCTCCGGCGAGACGGGGAAGCGCGAGCGCGACCGCATCGTGCGCGAGTTCCGGGCCGGGCGCCTGCGCTGCCTCACCTCGGTCGGGGTGCTGGCGACGGGCTTCAACGTGCCGGAGGTCGACCTGATCGCACTCCTGCGCCCGACCCAGAGCACCGGCCTCTACGTGCAGCAGGTCGGCCGGGGCCTGCGCCTCGCGAAGGGCAAGACCGACGCCCTGGTGCTCGATTATGCCGGCCTGGTGCGCCGGCACGGGCCGATCGACGTGCTCTCGGCCAATGCGGTGGCCCGCGCCCGGCTGCTGGGCGATACCGGGGGGCCCCGGGCCAAGCCATGCCCGGGCTGCGGCGCGCTGATCGCGCTCAATGCCAGCACCTGCGAGGGCTGCTGGGTCGAGCCCGAGGACGAGGACGAGGCCGAGCTGCCGCACGAGGCGGTGGCCGACGACGAGACCGCCGTGCTCTCCGCCGGCACCGTCGCGGTGGTGCGTGAGGCCCATGCGCGCTGGTGGCCGGTCGCCGGCTGGCGCTTCCGGCGCGAGACCCGCGCCCGCGGGCCCGATCTCCTGGTAGTGGCGCTGGAGGGCGACGAGGATGCGATGATCGTGCATCTCGATCTCGAGGCCTCGGGATTCGCCCGCGAGAAGGCGGTGCAATGGTGGCGGCGCCTGGGCGGCGAGATGCCCCCGCCCCTCGACGTCGCCGAGGCCCTGGCGCGCTGCGACGAGCTCGCCCGGCCGGAGGCGGTCCGGGTGGTGCCGACCGGCCGATTGTCGGAGACCGTCGATTACCGCCTCGCCGACGGGGCGACCTGGACCGACACCCGACGCGTGGCCTGA
- a CDS encoding Hpt domain-containing protein yields MATTPPSLDAATYADLRQAVGDEAMPVLLGRFQAQLRDWSVRGEPAALGAAAHGVIASSGLIGFTRLSRLCAALETACQGGDLEAVRTLAADVAAEKSVAEAEIARLIAAG; encoded by the coding sequence ATGGCGACGACGCCCCCCTCACTCGACGCCGCGACCTATGCCGACCTGCGCCAGGCGGTCGGCGACGAGGCGATGCCGGTGCTGCTCGGCCGCTTCCAGGCTCAGCTGCGGGACTGGTCGGTGCGGGGAGAGCCGGCGGCTCTGGGCGCCGCGGCCCATGGGGTGATCGCCTCCTCGGGGCTGATCGGCTTCACCCGGCTGTCGCGCCTCTGTGCCGCCCTCGAGACCGCCTGCCAGGGCGGCGACCTCGAGGCGGTCCGAACCCTCGCCGCCGATGTCGCCGCCGAGAAGTCCGTGGCCGAGGCGGAGATCGCCCGCCTGATCGCCGCCGGTTGA
- the denD gene encoding D-erythronate dehydrogenase, whose product MHVLILGAAGMVGRKLLDRLVKDGSLGGETISRLTLHDVVPPEAPAGTKIPVSLSASDFSDPGEAERLVAGRPDVIFHLAAIVSGEAEADFDKGYRINLDGTRRLYDAVRAIGEGYKPRFVFTSSVAVFGAPMPEPIPDEYLTAPLTSYGTQKAIGELLLSDYSRRGIFDGVGIRLPTICVRPGKPNKAASGFFSGIIREPLAGQDAVLPVSDQVRHWHASPRSAVGFLIHAATIDTKRLGDRRNLTMPGVGATVAEQIEALRRAAGDSAVARIRREPDPTIERIVAGWPRTFDTRRALELGFKAEPDFDAIVRAHIEDELGGKVPA is encoded by the coding sequence ATGCATGTCCTCATTCTCGGCGCCGCCGGCATGGTCGGCCGCAAGCTCCTCGACCGGCTGGTCAAGGACGGCAGCTTGGGCGGCGAGACCATCTCCCGCCTGACCCTGCACGACGTGGTGCCGCCCGAGGCGCCGGCCGGCACCAAGATCCCGGTCTCGCTCTCGGCCTCCGACTTCTCCGATCCCGGCGAGGCCGAGCGCCTGGTCGCCGGCCGGCCCGACGTGATCTTCCACCTCGCCGCCATCGTGTCCGGCGAGGCCGAGGCCGATTTCGACAAGGGCTACCGGATCAACCTCGACGGCACCCGCCGCCTCTACGACGCGGTGCGGGCGATCGGCGAGGGCTACAAGCCCCGCTTCGTCTTCACCTCGTCGGTGGCCGTCTTCGGCGCGCCGATGCCCGAGCCCATCCCCGACGAGTACCTGACGGCGCCGCTCACCAGCTACGGCACCCAGAAGGCGATCGGCGAGCTGCTGCTCTCCGATTACTCGCGCCGGGGCATCTTCGACGGCGTCGGCATTCGGCTGCCCACCATCTGCGTGCGGCCGGGCAAGCCCAACAAGGCGGCCTCGGGCTTCTTCTCCGGCATCATCCGCGAGCCGCTCGCCGGCCAGGACGCCGTGCTGCCGGTCTCCGACCAGGTCCGCCACTGGCACGCCTCGCCGCGCTCGGCGGTCGGCTTCCTGATCCACGCCGCGACGATCGACACCAAGCGGCTCGGCGACCGCCGCAACCTGACCATGCCGGGCGTCGGCGCCACCGTCGCCGAGCAGATCGAGGCCCTGCGCCGCGCCGCGGGTGATTCCGCCGTCGCCCGCATCCGCCGCGAGCCCGATCCGACGATCGAGCGCATCGTCGCCGGCTGGCCCCGCACCTTCGACACCCGGCGGGCGCTGGAGCTCGGGTTCAAGGCCGAGCCCGACTTCGACGCGATCGTGCGGGCGCATATCGAGGACGAGCTGGGCGGAAAGGTGCCGGCGTAG
- a CDS encoding SDR family oxidoreductase, producing the protein MAGRLTGKRAVVTAAGQGIGRAIAAAFLAEGAEVLATDLDAGKLEGLKGAQAASLDVRSDAAVAEFAKGAGPVDVLVNAAGFVHHGTILDCTDAEWELAFDLNVRSMHRTIRAFLPGMLERGNGSIVNIASAVGADATAPNRYVYGASKAAVVGLTKAVARDYIRSGVRANAICPGTIQSPSLDERIAALASMNKTSVDEARQAFIDRQPMGRLGTTEEMGALAVYLASDESRFTTGQCHVADGGFTL; encoded by the coding sequence ATGGCGGGACGGCTGACGGGCAAGCGCGCGGTCGTGACGGCGGCGGGCCAGGGGATCGGACGCGCCATCGCGGCGGCCTTCCTGGCCGAGGGCGCCGAGGTGCTGGCGACCGACCTCGACGCGGGGAAGCTCGAGGGCTTGAAGGGCGCGCAGGCCGCCTCCCTCGACGTGCGCTCGGACGCGGCGGTGGCCGAGTTCGCGAAGGGGGCGGGCCCGGTCGACGTGCTGGTGAACGCCGCCGGCTTCGTCCATCACGGCACCATCCTCGATTGCACCGACGCCGAGTGGGAGCTGGCCTTCGACCTCAACGTGCGCTCGATGCACCGCACCATCCGGGCCTTCCTGCCGGGGATGCTGGAGCGCGGCAACGGCTCGATCGTCAACATCGCCTCGGCGGTCGGCGCCGACGCCACCGCGCCGAACCGCTACGTCTACGGCGCCTCGAAGGCGGCGGTGGTGGGCCTCACCAAGGCGGTGGCGCGGGACTACATCCGCAGCGGCGTGCGGGCGAACGCGATCTGCCCCGGCACGATCCAGTCGCCCTCCCTCGACGAGCGCATCGCCGCCCTCGCCTCGATGAACAAGACCTCGGTCGACGAGGCCCGCCAGGCCTTCATCGACCGCCAGCCGATGGGCCGGCTCGGCACGACGGAGGAGATGGGCGCGCTCGCCGTCTATCTCGCCTCGGACGAGTCCCGCTTCACCACCGGCCAGTGCCACGTCGCCGATGGCGGCTTCACGCTCTGA
- a CDS encoding GNAT family N-acetyltransferase has translation MNPDRDPVTGLPIGHPVATTGPAPGPERRRLDGRHVTIVPLDAAAHGADLAEGAVGPGREALWQYMAAGPFDDRASFQAYLAGCEASADPLFYAILDAGSGKAVGHAALMRIDRANRVIEVGNILYTPALQRKPGATEAMRLLAGYVFDLGYRRYEWKCNALNAPSRSAARRLGFSDEGLFRQGMIVKGRNRDTAWFSMLDSEWPQIRQGFDRWLDPANLAGGQSLRLGALTAAAIPGTALRRATTADEGALAALQEAAYAPNRPILGVEPVPLLTPAAEVLARYEVWLCDRGEAPAGALVLDPHPDHLTIWSVAVAPSHQGSGLGNALLAAAEARARDLDLSDLRLYTGDKLVRNIDWYARRGYATDRVEDLADRRLVHMHKTLA, from the coding sequence ATGAATCCCGATCGCGATCCCGTCACCGGCCTGCCGATCGGCCACCCCGTCGCCACGACCGGCCCGGCGCCCGGACCCGAAAGACGTCGCCTCGACGGGCGCCACGTCACGATCGTGCCGCTCGATGCGGCGGCGCACGGCGCCGACCTCGCCGAGGGCGCGGTCGGGCCCGGCCGGGAAGCCCTGTGGCAATACATGGCCGCCGGCCCGTTCGACGACCGCGCGAGCTTCCAGGCCTATCTCGCGGGGTGCGAAGCCTCCGCCGATCCCCTGTTCTACGCCATCCTCGACGCCGGGAGCGGCAAGGCCGTCGGCCACGCCGCGCTGATGCGGATCGACCGGGCGAACCGGGTGATCGAGGTCGGCAACATCCTCTACACCCCGGCCTTGCAGCGCAAACCCGGCGCCACCGAGGCCATGCGGCTGCTGGCCGGGTACGTGTTCGATCTCGGCTATCGCCGCTACGAGTGGAAGTGCAACGCCCTCAACGCCCCCTCCCGGAGCGCGGCGCGGCGCCTCGGCTTCTCCGACGAGGGGCTGTTTCGCCAGGGCATGATCGTGAAGGGCCGCAACCGCGACACGGCCTGGTTCTCGATGCTCGATTCCGAGTGGCCGCAGATCCGCCAGGGCTTCGACCGCTGGCTCGATCCGGCAAACCTCGCGGGCGGCCAGTCCTTGCGCCTCGGCGCGCTGACCGCCGCGGCGATTCCCGGCACCGCCTTGCGCCGGGCGACCACGGCCGACGAAGGCGCCCTCGCGGCCTTGCAGGAGGCGGCCTACGCGCCGAACCGCCCGATCCTCGGCGTCGAGCCGGTGCCGCTCCTCACGCCCGCCGCCGAGGTGCTGGCGCGCTACGAGGTCTGGCTCTGCGACCGGGGCGAGGCACCCGCCGGCGCCCTGGTGCTCGATCCGCATCCCGATCACCTGACGATCTGGAGCGTCGCGGTCGCTCCTTCGCATCAGGGCAGCGGCCTCGGCAATGCCCTCCTGGCGGCGGCCGAGGCGCGTGCGCGGGACCTCGACCTGTCAGACCTCCGGCTCTACACGGGGGACAAGCTCGTGCGGAACATCGACTGGTACGCACGGCGGGGCTACGCCACCGACCGGGTCGAGGACCTGGCCGATCGGCGTCTGGTCCACATGCACAAGACCCTCGCCTGA
- a CDS encoding isocitrate lyase/PEP mutase family protein: MTDPAAARAAFRRLHEGGCFVMPNPWDIGTARYLAAMGFPALATTSSGFAFTRALPDTDWAVPLDAMLAHIAEIAAATDLPVNADFESGYAHDPEGVARNVAACIATGIAGLSIEDATGDPARPLYDIREGAERIRAARAAIDASGTGVVLTGRAECYLTGHPEPLPEAIRRLQAYAEAGADVVYAPGPKRREEIRTLVEALAPVPVNILMSTNPGLKVADLEGLGVRRISVGSSLARAAWTGFIRAARRIHDEGSFGGFDGSVGFSEINGFFRQDLKNRDLKERGGA; this comes from the coding sequence ATGACCGACCCCGCCGCAGCCCGCGCCGCCTTCCGGCGGCTCCACGAGGGCGGCTGCTTCGTGATGCCGAACCCTTGGGACATCGGCACCGCTCGCTACCTCGCGGCGATGGGGTTCCCGGCGCTCGCCACCACCAGCTCGGGCTTCGCCTTCACCCGCGCCCTGCCGGATACCGACTGGGCGGTGCCCCTCGACGCGATGCTGGCCCACATCGCCGAGATCGCCGCCGCCACCGACCTGCCGGTGAACGCCGATTTCGAATCCGGCTACGCCCACGATCCCGAGGGCGTCGCCCGCAACGTCGCGGCCTGCATCGCCACCGGAATCGCCGGCCTGTCGATCGAGGATGCCACCGGTGACCCGGCCCGGCCGCTCTACGACATCCGGGAGGGCGCCGAGCGCATCCGTGCCGCGCGGGCCGCGATCGACGCCTCCGGCACCGGCGTGGTGCTGACCGGCCGGGCCGAATGCTACCTCACCGGCCATCCCGAGCCGTTGCCCGAGGCGATCCGCCGGCTCCAGGCCTATGCCGAGGCCGGGGCTGACGTGGTCTACGCCCCCGGCCCGAAGCGGCGCGAGGAGATCCGCACCCTGGTGGAAGCCCTGGCGCCGGTGCCGGTCAACATCCTGATGAGCACCAATCCGGGCCTCAAGGTCGCGGATCTCGAAGGCCTGGGCGTGCGCCGGATCAGCGTCGGCTCGTCCCTGGCGCGGGCGGCCTGGACCGGCTTCATCCGCGCCGCCCGGCGCATCCACGACGAGGGCAGCTTCGGCGGCTTCGACGGCTCGGTCGGCTTTTCCGAGATCAACGGCTTCTTCCGCCAAGACCTGAAGAACCGGGACCTGAAGGAGCGGGGCGGCGCATGA